A stretch of the Ascaphus truei isolate aAscTru1 chromosome 4, aAscTru1.hap1, whole genome shotgun sequence genome encodes the following:
- the LOC142493741 gene encoding uncharacterized protein LOC142493741, whose translation MAPTQTVLSSKCEHSTTDSSELLKARKKKKKKGGITVEVAEEIKTENLTSESAFDERDMLQLKATHRRIPRIVEEKKDAPSQTLQAAQKAIDCLYERLDKEQEAKTALQSCLSSAIAKCVLQEKEREQLERDRVILSSKLEKAYADNAQYQSFMAQVGAKLEASEEKNCHFNTELRSLREIFEGLNSSFEMVTQECKNLYVQVSEGDKKLHELGEEKKQLAQEKLDVQTALQNAERVLQEERVSLERRTQAENMLQSQLRELRTHLQDTKEKWVNAEEKQRVLQEESFQTAYKISMMQDYLSTQCVPKEQHEELKATLSITRASLEEELKLAAEHTSQQLTALQALIAELKTQLAKKEEREKVSVCQVAGLTQRYEVKMAYACKLLDHTARDKVRLQLELDNARKEYRQLQIRNEEDETYLSFTLSQLGDMESRLNSKEAELTTALSGKRSAEGQLQELKNQIAGLNETLGDTTKRQSQKETMEREFYVPTYTCEKSAPVIDAHIPDVHASAMELNVSIGKFQIPKLKEIYWSQKETTESEYVPSAACEEPDVSVSDAPAMTLDGSLVKFLAMPNILDADANALAIRINAPLTDFPSALDVHIKLAFHQDFPEEPGRLSGVVADPYVPAKLGVLFEGHRESAFHQGHLAKPGGLSGGSTGFSAPAFGLNAPIWRFLAAPNVPVEYPLPTDKPPEVGHLESPFHQGLREEPGGSSGERS comes from the coding sequence atggctcccactcaaacagtcttgagcagtaaatgtgaacacagtaccactgattcttcagaacttctcaaagcaaggaagaagaagaaaaagaagggaggcattactgtggaagttgcagaagaaattaagactgaaaatttaacctcagagtctgcatttgatgaaagagatatgctgcagcttaaggcaactcacagacgtatcccaagaatagtggaagaaaagaaagatgccccttctcagacgcttcaagccgcacagaaagcgattgattgtctttatgaacgtttagataaggagcaagaggccaagactgcactacaaagctgtctatcttcagcaattgctaagtgtgttctccaggagaaagaaagagagcagttggagagggacagggtaatcctgtcaagtaagctggagaaggcctatgctgataatgcgcagtaccagagtttcatggctcaagttggcgcaaaactggaagcctctgaggagaagaattgccacttcaacacagaactacgttctttgagagagatcttcgaagggttaaatagcagttttgaaatggtaacccaggagtgcaagaatctctatgtccaagtcagtgaaggagataagaagctccatgaattaggagaggagaagaaacagttggcccaggaaaagttagacgtgcagacagcactgcagaatgcagagagagtgctgcaagaagaacgtgtctccctggagcggcgcacacaagcagaaaatatgctgcagagtcagctgcgagaactgcgtacacatctgcaggacaccaaagagaaatgggtaaatgctgaagaaaagcagcgagttctgcaggaagaaagtttccagactgcctacaaaataagtatgatgcaagattatttgagtacccagtgtgtccccaaagaacagcatgaggagctgaaggccacactgagcataaccagagcctcgctggaggaagagctaaagctagcagctgaacacacatctcagcagctcacagcgctgcaggcgctgatcgctgagctcaagacacagcttgccaaaaaggaggagagagagaaggtttccgtctgtcaagtggctggcctgacacagcgctatgaggtcaaaatggcctatgcctgcaaattattggaccacacagcccgtgataaggtccggctgcagctggagctggacaatgcccggaaggagtaccggcagctgcagatcagaaatgaagaagatgaaacatatttaagctttactctgagtcagctgggagatatggagtcgcgactcaactccaaagaagccgaactgacaactgcattgagtgggaaaagaagtgcagaaggacagcttcaagagctgaaaaatcaaattgctggtcttaatgagactttaggtgataccacaaaacggcagtcacaaaaggagaccatggagcgtgaattctatgttcccacttacacatgtgaaaagtctgcacccgtcattgatgcccacattcctgatgtccatgcctctgcaatggagttgaacgtatccattgggaagttccagattccaaaactaaaagagatatattggtcacaaaaagagaccacggaaagtgaatatgtcccctctgccgcatgtgaagagcctgatgtatctgtgtccgatgcccctgctatgacgttagacggatccctggtgaagttccttgctatgcctaatattcttgatgctgatgccaacgctcttgcgataaggataaatgcacctctcacagatttcccatcagcacttgacgtacacattaagttggccttccatcaagatttccctgaagagcctggaaggttgtccggagttgttgctgatccctatgttcctgcaaaacttggagtgttgttcgaaggccatcgtgagtcggccttccatcagggacaccttgctaaacctggagggttgtcaggaggatctactggcttctctgcccctgcttttgggttgaacgcacccatttggAGGTTCCTTGCTGCAccaaatgtacctgtggagtaccctctgc